tgctgaagctaggacttgtAGTAGTATGTTGAGTAGCCGTGGTGGGAGTGTAcgtccctgtcgtgttcctgatcttcggggagagactcccagtgtttccccatcgggaatgatatttgctatgggctttccGTAGATGGGTTTGAAGGTGCTGTGGAATGTTCCGTCTATCACTACagtctcaagagttttgatcaggaatggatgctgtatcttgtcaaatgctttctctgcatctattgagaggatcatctggttcttgttttttctcttgttgatgtgatccaTCCCATGGactgctttacgagtgttgaaccagccttgcatccagaggatcaatcccacttggtcatggcgaGTAATCTTCTTTATGTACTGTTGGGTCCTGTTGGctcgtatcttgttgagaatgtttgcatccgtgttcatcggggatatcggtctataattctcctttttggtggggtctttgtctggttttggaattaaggtgatgctggcctcatagaacgagcttggaagtatgaatggacctaaagtaccacgatgtattatttaaaagcatcagagtcaATTTTGCATAAAGTTAACTTAtcctttattacaaataaaattcatgaagaaattatgaaaaacacaaaatacagaaacagcacaacgaaaggggaggggaggcttcAATTGTGCTGCAGCCATCACGAACTGCTGCTCGGGGGCCGAGCCATGTGGCCCCACTGAGGCAGGTGGCAGCTCTGGCCCTTCGATGAACTCGAGAGCCAGCGCCGggacctgctcctccttctggggTGGCCAAGAAGCAGGTGGCTCCTCCAGGTCGGGCCAGTGAATCTGAGGTATGACCACCAGGTACCTTGGCTTGACCTCAGCAGCCGTCATCTCGTCCCAGGCCTAGCTCTCAGCACCAGCAGCCGGGACCGGCTCGATCACCTCAGGCCCAGGAGcttcagcaggccccacagtcggCCTCGGGCAGGCTCTTGCCGCGGTGGTTCCGGGTGTTGCTCGGGGTCCGAAGCCGTTTGCTCCCCTGAGTGAGGCGGCTGCTCCGGCCCATCGATGACCTCGATAACCGGTGGTGGGGCCCGTTCGGCCTCCAGCGCTCCCAAGGGTGCAGGTGGTTCTTCCGGGTCaggacagggatggagaggtCTGACCATCACGTGTCTTACCTTGTAAGCGGCAGCTGGCATCAGGGCTCGGGCCGAACCCTCAGCTTCAGCAGCCGGGACCAGCTCCATCCCCTGAGACCCTGAAGgtgcagcaggccccacagtcggCCTCGGGCGGGCTCTTGCCGCGGTGGTTCCGGGTGTTGCTCGGGGTCCGAAGCCGGTTGCTCCCCTGAGTGAGGCGGCTGCTCCGGCCCATTGATGACCTCGATAGCCGGTGGTGGGGCCCGTTCGGCCTCCAGCGCTCCCAAGGGTGCAGGTGGTTCTTCCGGGTCAGCACAGGGATGGAGAGGTCTGACCATCACGTGTCTTACCTTGTAAACGGCAGCTGGCATCAGGGCTTGGGCCGATCCCTCAGCTGCATCGGCCAGGACCAGCTCCATCCCCTGAGACCCTGAAGGTGGAGCAGGCCCCTCCGTCGAAGCTCGGGCGCGCTCTTGGGGTGGTTCACGGTGTTGCTCGCGGTCCGAAGACACAGTATCatctccaagaagacaaagtattaTCACCAGGATGGACTTTCCACGTTCCTCTCAAATCAAGGACCCTCTTCCCACCGCTCAACGTGTGTGAGtgcaagagccctgggaggtctCCCCAGACTGCAGCCcgtggggatggggtgtgagcCTACCCAGTGCTCCTGGCCCAGCAGCACGGAGGCTTGATCTGTgtggcccaccctgtccccactCGGCCACCCCAGTCCTCCTCACCTCCACCCTGAAACTCCGCTTGATGGAGGTTTCTTAAATATTCAGAGTAACTGTTGACTCGACGGTCCAGCGTTGAGTCTGGCAAGTACTGCCCCGTGAAATTCATCAGCTTTGTCAGGGCAGGAAATTCTGGGGGATCGTCGAAGTCCTCCTCGTAGTAGGTCAGCCAGATGGTCAGGAAGGAGGTCATggtgctggggagggacaggtgggcagaggcgtcagaagacagggctccctcacacagaggtgtcccggggaagcccGGCAGGAAACCGGGGCCCTCGGCCTCCCGCACGGGGCTGTCGGAGGCAAGTGCTGTTCCTtgtccacctgccacctggcggtcctgcctgccacaggcctgctcactgaggaggggctggcacgaaGCCTCTGTGCGTGGGAGCCCATGACCAGCGGTGTGACCATCACTGTCTTTCCCAGGGAACCTCCCTCCCGTGGGtctgccctgcctccctcacgaggggcccccagggggtgtccttccactgactctaatctcccccggggcgggggccgtcTGGTCCGTGAGCACTCACTGGCTctcctgagcacctgccatgcacccgggtccaggtgccaccagattggtGAGGGTGACGCtccccacaccctctgctctgcgtcccaggtgtggggcagacagGGTTGGGGGGGATGGGCATGGAGGAGGTCTCCCTTTGGggtcccagtgctctcccacAAAGCCCGCCCGCACCTCACCCACGGgtctcctttgctcttttcctgaaGGGGCCTCAGACCTTTACCCTGCCACAGGAATTGCTGACGGGTGAGGGTCCAGCAGCCCCTCCGACCCACAGTcccctcgctgccctcctggagagggaaggccctcctgcaTGAGCCAGAGCTCACTCACCTTTCCCAGAGCATCTGGATTTCTCCTTTCTCGGGGGACGCTTGGATGCATCGATAcctagaggagggcggggggcctCACATGAACCGTCCTGTGGACCCGACCTCTCCTCATAGTTGCTGTCACCCTCTGAACCCCAACTAGTCCAGAACCCTGGGAGGCCATCAGCTCTGTGCGTGGGGCCACGGGCAGCTCCTAGAGAAGCGTCTGCACCTGCTGGGTCCTCCTGAATGCTTGAGGAATGAAAGGGCTCTGGCCAGGCCCATGGCCTACATCCGAGTGGGCCAGGGCGCCCCGGTGTCCCCGGGGACCCCTACCCTgaatgccccaggacacagaccccAGATGGACTCAAACCTCCCTTTCAGTGGCAAAACAGGCCAGCTCAAGACCCTGGTGACGGTGGGGAGGCGGCACAGGCTTCGTCATGGGGAGAGAACGATGACTGCTGAGCACAATCACAGCCCCTCTAGCCGACCTGCCAcaggcctggccccaggggcTTCCCTACAGGACCCAACAAGGCCCTGTGTGACTCAACTCCAGTCAGaggagcagccccaggggccGGGAAGTTCAGGAACATTCCCAAGACTCCCAACCAGTAGGTGGCCCATCCCCCTGGGCTGTGGAGGGTCAGGGTGCTCACTTTGCAAACAGCAGGTCCAGGATCTCTTCGGTGGTGCCAAATTCAGGATATGTTTCCATAAATTGAACAATGGAAAGGTCGTCCAAGCACAGCAAGGCGGGCACCAGTTCTTCTACCTGCTGCTCCAGCAGCTCCCTCCGGCTGGGGGTGGTCGGGAAGATCCGATTCTTTCTCAGGGCTGAGGCCCTTTcagcctgaggtgggacagaggggacgtgcaGCCTGCACTGTAGCCTCCAGACCACCTGGCAGTTGGAGCGCAGACCAAAGCCCGAGCTCTCAgtggctgcggggggcgggggggggcaggagtGCCCACAGCAGGAACACGGGGCTTGACGCCTGCGGCTCAGTCACTAGGCATCTGACTGtgggttgtggctcaggtcatggtctcagcatcctgagatcccgcccctggcaggctctgcgcttggggcagagtgtgcttgaggagcctgtgtctccctcttctgctccctgcttctctgcctgtctcttaaaCAAACTATCCAATAAGGAAATAATCTTAgaggataaattttcaaaaaaatttggatCAATACAAGGATCTCAAGTGGGAGGGGTGAGTCTCCCAGGGCCGCTTGTCAGCTGAGTTTTGACAGCACCTCCCTGCATTAACGGCTTCACCCCTTGAATTTGACCACACGTCCCTGTGTCGAGGTGCCCACACGGAGACCTTTCCTTGGGTGGGAGGGCCCAGGGCGTGAGGGCTGCAGGATGTTCAGCGCCACCCTGTGATTTGGCAACAGAAGGGAATCGCATCGAAGTCCTGCATCAGTGAAGGGCTCAGTGGCTGTTGGGACCAACTGGCCTCTGACATGTTGTGCAGCACACGAGGCCCCTGTGCCTGACCCCGGGGGGACGGGGGGCAGGGATGCGCTCCTTCAAAACCTAACTGCAGAGCGATAGACATAGTACAGTGAGCCCCGTGTCCCTTTGGGCAAAAGTCTCCCAACTCACCAGGACCATGCTCAAGCCTtggagaaggtggggaaggaCGTCAGGCCAATGGGGCCTCCTGGGAGCACCAGTTAGGAGAAAGCATAGCACAGTGCAAACTACTAGAGAGCGTGTGCGATGAGACACGGTGTGTCTCTTTTTCAAACgtttttatgggcagcccgggtggctcagtggtttagcactgccttcagcccggggcgtgatcctggggacccaggatccagtcccacatcaggctccctgcgtggagcctgcttctccctctgcttgtgtctgtgcctctctctgtctctcgtgaataaataaataaaatctttaaaaagaaagcattataaaaaacagtttttattatttattcacgagacacacacacacacacacacacagagagagagagagagagaggcagacacagagaggaagcagcagtccccatgcagagagcccgaggcgggactcgatcctgggtctccaggatcagggcctgggcagaaggcaggcgctaaaccactgggtgaccaggcacccctgaaggcTCTATTCTGATATTCCTACAAATCTGTGCCCAGAgactctgcatctggccctggcaggggcagggccatgggggcaaGTTTGGGGAGAAGGGGAATCCAGACTCCTGTAGCAGCAGAAGTctaggggggagcccaggggagcacaggctggcttctgggacccggggccCTTCCTGCTGCATCGGGGCCCTGGGTGTCGggtggccccagcccctgcactcacctTCAACCCTTGCAGGTCTTCGGAGGATGTGCTGGACCCTGGGGTGTGGcggattttctctttcctcttccaccGGCACTCATATTCCCGCGCGGCGCTCCGTATCTCCCATGTGGAGCTCTGTAAAGACTGcagggcagccaggcaggaggcctgagCGCCCGGTCTGGCCGCCTCGGCCGGGCCGCACACCCAGCTGACTCCATTGCAGACCCACCACAGCACAGCCGGCACACACCTCCctcaaggagagcaaagggatgcTGCTGCAGGGCCTTGGGTTAACTCCGAGTCGGGTAAGAGGCGCCCCGGTAATCCTGTTTCCACCCTGCCCACCGTgacatcagggtgaccctgaagggatcaccGGGGAACCTGCTCCCCTGCAAGGTCCTCCAGCCTGGATGcgacctgcccacacatccctggttccctgaaactgaagaggaggggttggggctgcccaggatggctggcacaggtggcctggcctggcctggcctgctctgtATTACCCTCCGGCACCTCCTGAAAAACTCCCTGAGGCGTTGGGTTTGACGGTCGCACCAACAGCTCCACCATTCGAAGCAGCCGCATTCCGGGGGTTCCTCAAGATCCTCCCAACTGGTATATCTATCAGGGAACATCTTTCAGTAGCAAAAGTCTCCTGaaagtgagcctgaggtggggctgcactaGAATGTAGCCCCGGGcaggggttccaagttctgttggccTCTGTTGTGAAAGAAGTGACCTCActgcctgggaccccctccctgagtccactcctggaggaagcttcAGGAG
This genomic window from Canis lupus baileyi chromosome 15 unlocalized genomic scaffold, mCanLup2.hap1 SUPER_15_unloc_1, whole genome shotgun sequence contains:
- the LOC140629490 gene encoding uncharacterized protein, producing MTFSRMNTSSEKRGCVHTGSVAGALGPRGSAAPLRAHPPASAHAALRLPRRTDPSGCSPGLHVDLRIHRESPQLPPPAAPPTSHVGGQGARRPFGSPVDCKLAAGTSGSDHSASGGPWQPPVRTPPASLPAERSSRVSHAKVGPLAACPLLVLGSRSQMAGGRRRPGGAEGRAPGVCRPAFLSHTRQASSQQAALGSLRALPERSPRRPHRPQWDNPYATGKRQTIPDGHNGFSGVETREEWKVASEPRYTSWEDLEEPPECGCFEWWSCWCDRQTQRLREFFRRCRRSLQSSTWEIRSAAREYECRWKRKEKIRHTPGSSTSSEDLQGLKAERASALRKNRIFPTTPSRRELLEQQVEELVPALLCLDDLSIVQFMETYPEFGTTEEILDLLFAKYRCIQASPEKGEIQMLWESTMTSFLTIWLTYYEEDFDDPPEFPALTKLMNFTGQYLPDSTLDRRVNSYSEYLRNLHQAEFQGGDDTVSSDREQHREPPQERARASTEGPAPPSGSQGMELVLADAAEGSAQALMPAAVYKVRHVMVRPLHPCADPEEPPAPLGALEAERAPPPAIEVINGPEQPPHSGEQPASDPEQHPEPPRQEPARGRLWGLLHLQGLRGWSWSRLLKLRVRPEP